A genomic region of Streptosporangium lutulentum contains the following coding sequences:
- a CDS encoding ABC transporter permease, with product MSQPESAVADAQAGGPKNGTPVQGQEPLAKLAERYGLRRAIARPSLPVYLRQLWERRHFVMTYATSRNVSKYSNSAMGQLWQVLTPLFNAGIYWLMFGLILGADKGIKNYPAFLITGMFVYTYTQRSVSSGAKAISSNLSLIRALHFPRAALPLAYTIQEFQQLLISMGVLFALVLITGEAVTWLWLLIPVALILQTMFNIGASLVLARIGATARDLNQLLPFIMRTWLYASGVFYSIQDRLVDADGARQWIADIMYLNPAAAYIELMRDLLMRTHDTRPYIWMVCVFWAVFALAGGFWYFWRAEEKYGRG from the coding sequence ATGAGCCAGCCGGAATCCGCGGTCGCGGACGCCCAGGCGGGCGGCCCGAAAAACGGCACCCCTGTGCAGGGGCAAGAGCCGCTGGCCAAGCTCGCCGAGCGTTACGGACTTCGGCGTGCCATCGCACGCCCCAGTCTGCCCGTCTACCTGCGTCAACTGTGGGAACGACGGCACTTCGTCATGACGTACGCCACCTCGCGTAACGTCTCGAAGTACAGCAACTCAGCCATGGGCCAGCTCTGGCAGGTCCTGACTCCCCTGTTCAACGCGGGGATCTACTGGCTGATGTTCGGTCTGATCCTCGGCGCGGACAAGGGCATAAAAAACTATCCGGCCTTCCTCATCACCGGGATGTTCGTCTACACCTACACCCAGCGCTCGGTGAGCAGCGGGGCCAAGGCGATCTCCAGCAACCTGTCGCTGATCCGCGCCCTGCACTTCCCCCGCGCGGCGCTTCCGCTCGCCTACACGATCCAGGAGTTCCAGCAGCTCCTGATCTCGATGGGCGTGCTGTTCGCACTGGTGCTGATCACCGGCGAGGCGGTCACCTGGCTCTGGCTGCTGATCCCGGTCGCCCTGATACTGCAGACGATGTTCAACATCGGCGCCAGCCTGGTCCTGGCCCGCATCGGCGCCACCGCCCGCGACCTGAACCAGCTGTTGCCCTTCATCATGCGCACCTGGCTCTACGCCTCGGGCGTGTTCTATTCGATTCAGGACAGGCTCGTCGACGCCGACGGAGCGCGCCAGTGGATCGCCGACATCATGTACCTCAACCCCGCCGCCGCCTACATCGAGCTCATGCGGGACCTGTTGATGAGGACGCACGACACGCGACCGTACATCTGGATGGTCTGCGTATTCTGGGCCGTGTTCGCATTGGCCGGTGGCTTCTGGTACTTCTGGCGAGCCGAGGAGAAGTACGGACGTGGCTGA
- a CDS encoding ABC transporter permease, translated as MGRYIIRRLIQAIPVLLGATLLIYAIVFALPGDPIAALAGDKRLDPNIVKVLREQYHLNDPFLVQYWHYLTGLFRGDFGATFAGVPVTDIMAGKFQVTINLAGTALVMEAVIGVGLGLYAALRHGKAQDSLILAATLVLISVPTLVTGFMLQLLLGVKLKQAGIDLFPVAGVAEGLRSYLLPGFVLAGASIAYLTRLTRTSLVETLRADYIRTAVAKGLPRRRVVGRHALRNALIPLITFLGADLGTLMGGAVITEAIFNLPGIGQQLFTSVYLREQPVVVGIVTVLVLIYILANLVVDLLYAVLDPRIRYE; from the coding sequence ATGGGCCGTTACATCATCAGGCGTCTGATCCAGGCGATACCTGTCCTGCTGGGCGCCACCCTGCTCATCTACGCCATCGTCTTCGCGCTGCCCGGTGACCCCATCGCGGCGCTGGCGGGCGACAAACGGCTGGACCCCAACATCGTCAAGGTCCTGCGCGAGCAGTACCACCTGAACGACCCGTTCCTGGTGCAGTACTGGCACTACCTCACGGGCCTGTTCAGGGGTGACTTCGGCGCGACCTTCGCGGGTGTGCCGGTCACGGACATCATGGCCGGCAAGTTCCAGGTGACCATCAACCTGGCGGGGACCGCCCTGGTGATGGAGGCGGTCATCGGGGTCGGCCTCGGCCTCTACGCGGCGCTGCGCCACGGCAAGGCCCAGGACTCGCTGATCCTCGCCGCCACGCTGGTGCTGATCTCCGTCCCCACACTGGTCACCGGCTTCATGCTCCAGCTGCTCCTGGGAGTGAAGCTCAAGCAGGCGGGAATCGACCTCTTCCCCGTCGCGGGCGTGGCGGAAGGCCTGCGCAGCTATCTGCTGCCCGGCTTCGTGCTCGCGGGGGCGTCGATCGCCTACCTCACCCGGCTCACCCGGACCAGCCTCGTGGAGACTCTGCGCGCCGACTACATCCGCACCGCGGTGGCCAAGGGCCTGCCCCGGAGGCGGGTCGTCGGGCGGCACGCGCTGCGCAACGCGCTGATCCCACTGATCACCTTCCTCGGCGCCGACCTCGGCACGTTGATGGGCGGTGCGGTGATCACTGAGGCGATCTTCAACCTGCCGGGTATCGGCCAGCAGTTGTTCACCTCGGTCTACCTGCGAGAACAACCCGTGGTCGTCGGAATCGTGACCGTGCTGGTGCTGATCTACATCCTGGCCAACCTGGTCGTTGACCTGCTCTACGCCGTGCTCGATCCAAGGATCCGCTATGAGTGA
- a CDS encoding ABC transporter permease: MSDTLAPDVRRGAKHGKRGGKNPAPKPDRVASLWTDAWYDLRRRPLFIGSAALIAVFLVMSVFPRLFTSVDPFDAATCQLAQARQGLSGAHWFGTDNLGCDVYARTIYGARNSIVVGVSTTVLTALVGGLLGLLAGFKGGALDTLFSRITEIFFAIPSILGALLILAVFRTGNVWTVMLALAVLTWPMTFRIMRASVITVKGQDYVVAARALGASSSRIMFRHLLPNAIAPVIVVAMINLGSFIAAEAGLSFLGVGLRSPDISWGLMIADARERFLEAPGPLLFPALFLSLTVLAFIMLGDAVRDALDPKLR; encoded by the coding sequence ATGAGTGACACCCTTGCCCCGGACGTCAGGCGGGGCGCCAAACACGGTAAGCGGGGCGGGAAGAACCCGGCGCCCAAACCCGACAGGGTCGCGAGCCTGTGGACCGACGCCTGGTACGACCTGCGCCGCCGTCCGCTCTTCATCGGCTCGGCCGCTCTTATCGCTGTCTTCCTCGTCATGTCGGTGTTCCCTCGGCTCTTCACCTCGGTGGACCCGTTCGACGCCGCGACCTGCCAGCTGGCCCAGGCCCGGCAGGGCCTGAGCGGCGCCCACTGGTTCGGCACCGACAACCTCGGCTGTGACGTCTACGCCCGCACCATCTACGGCGCCCGCAACTCGATCGTGGTCGGCGTGAGCACCACCGTTCTCACCGCGCTCGTGGGCGGCCTGCTCGGCCTCCTCGCCGGGTTCAAGGGCGGCGCGCTGGACACCTTGTTCTCCCGGATCACCGAGATCTTCTTCGCGATCCCCTCGATTCTCGGCGCCCTGCTCATCCTGGCGGTCTTCCGTACGGGCAACGTGTGGACCGTCATGCTCGCGCTGGCCGTGCTGACCTGGCCGATGACGTTCCGCATCATGCGGGCCTCGGTGATCACCGTCAAGGGCCAGGACTACGTGGTCGCGGCCAGGGCGCTCGGCGCCTCCTCGTCCCGGATCATGTTCCGGCACCTATTGCCGAACGCGATCGCCCCTGTGATCGTGGTTGCCATGATCAATCTGGGCAGCTTCATCGCCGCCGAGGCGGGCCTGTCGTTCCTCGGCGTAGGACTGCGCTCACCCGACATCTCGTGGGGTCTTATGATCGCCGATGCCCGGGAGCGCTTCCTGGAGGCTCCGGGGCCGTTGCTCTTCCCGGCGCTCTTCCTGAGCCTGACCGTGCTGGCCTTCATCATGCTGGGCGACGCGGTGCGCGACGCCCTCGACCCGAAGCTGCGGTAA
- a CDS encoding peptide ABC transporter substrate-binding protein, whose protein sequence is MRFTKGARIAAGTALLALGLAACGSGASTGGGTASADLPVRMELGEPQKLFYPGDTSESEGAEVLAAVFAPLVDYDENKQVVNEAAESIETTDNKVWTIKLKPGYTWQDDGSAVTAQNYVDAWNYAANQDNAQSSNGFFNRIEGWADLNPGEGQTVSTKEMKGLKVVDDNTFQVTLTQPFSQFKTMLGYTAFYPLPSSAFGDDGKITETYAKQPIGQGLFKFDKPYNKGTDQTIDLTLYGKFPGKKPNFDKLQFKMYTSPETAFNDLAAGNVDVDDSLPPSAISRAKSEFGERYIDQADATIAYIGFPLQYNKTYANIKVREAISLAIDRKTIAETVFSGTRAPADDFINPLLDGYRQGACAVCTYDPARAKTEYTEANGPKTLELGYNADGPHKEWIEAVANNLRANLGVQVSVKPFEKFASILDELDQKTYGGMFRMGWAIDYPSAENYLTPVFSTVAIKTGSNYAGWSNKEFDDLLAKGDSAPTQAEGLKFYQQADDILIKELPYIPVYYYRINAAFSQNVKGVKINLLNQVEWSEVEKTV, encoded by the coding sequence ATGCGTTTTACTAAGGGCGCCCGGATCGCCGCCGGCACCGCGCTGCTCGCCCTGGGACTGGCCGCGTGCGGCAGTGGTGCCTCCACGGGTGGGGGGACGGCCTCGGCCGATCTGCCCGTGCGCATGGAACTCGGCGAGCCCCAGAAACTCTTCTATCCCGGTGACACCTCCGAGTCCGAGGGCGCCGAGGTCCTGGCCGCGGTCTTCGCTCCGCTGGTGGATTACGACGAGAACAAGCAGGTCGTCAACGAGGCCGCCGAGTCGATCGAGACCACCGACAACAAGGTCTGGACGATCAAGCTCAAGCCGGGCTACACCTGGCAGGACGACGGCTCCGCCGTGACCGCGCAGAACTACGTCGACGCGTGGAACTACGCCGCCAACCAGGACAACGCCCAGAGCTCCAACGGCTTCTTCAACCGCATCGAGGGCTGGGCCGACCTCAACCCCGGCGAGGGCCAGACCGTCTCCACCAAGGAGATGAAGGGCCTGAAGGTCGTCGACGACAACACCTTCCAGGTCACCCTCACCCAGCCGTTCTCGCAGTTCAAGACGATGCTGGGCTACACGGCGTTCTATCCGCTGCCCTCCTCGGCCTTCGGCGACGACGGCAAGATCACCGAAACGTACGCCAAGCAGCCGATCGGGCAGGGGCTCTTCAAGTTCGACAAGCCCTACAACAAGGGCACCGATCAGACGATCGACCTGACCCTGTACGGCAAGTTCCCGGGGAAGAAGCCGAACTTCGACAAGCTCCAGTTCAAGATGTACACGAGCCCGGAGACCGCGTTCAACGACCTGGCCGCGGGCAACGTCGACGTCGACGACTCGCTGCCCCCGTCGGCGATCTCCCGGGCCAAGTCGGAGTTCGGTGAGCGCTACATCGACCAGGCCGACGCGACCATCGCCTACATCGGCTTCCCCCTGCAGTACAACAAGACCTACGCGAACATCAAGGTCCGCGAGGCCATCTCCCTGGCCATCGACCGGAAGACGATCGCCGAGACGGTCTTCTCCGGCACCCGCGCCCCGGCCGACGACTTCATCAACCCGCTGCTCGACGGCTACCGCCAGGGCGCCTGCGCGGTCTGCACCTACGACCCCGCCAGGGCCAAGACGGAGTACACCGAGGCCAATGGTCCGAAGACGCTGGAGCTGGGCTACAACGCCGACGGTCCGCACAAGGAGTGGATCGAGGCCGTCGCCAACAACCTCCGCGCCAACCTCGGCGTCCAGGTCTCGGTGAAGCCGTTCGAGAAGTTCGCCTCGATCCTCGACGAACTGGACCAGAAGACCTACGGCGGCATGTTCCGCATGGGCTGGGCGATCGACTACCCGTCCGCGGAGAACTACCTGACCCCGGTCTTCTCCACCGTCGCGATCAAGACCGGCTCCAACTACGCCGGCTGGTCCAACAAGGAGTTCGACGACCTCCTCGCCAAGGGCGACAGCGCCCCGACGCAGGCGGAGGGCCTGAAGTTCTACCAGCAGGCCGACGACATCCTCATCAAGGAGCTGCCGTACATCCCGGTGTACTACTACCGGATCAACGCCGCGTTCTCCCAGAACGTCAAGGGCGTCAAGATCAACCTGCTCAACCAGGTCGAGTGGTCCGAAGTCGAGAAGACCGTCTGA